A single genomic interval of Chryseobacterium paludis harbors:
- a CDS encoding CvfB family protein gives MQLGRTQTLKISEKNNSGWILSDESGEKAFLPKVFTQEDKEIDDEVEVFVYQDDGKLKATTEIPLAEVGEFAVMSCVESLPSGAFMDWGIIKDLFIPYKQQKSKIIEAKRYLVYLYVDEDMDLITGTTKFKRNPQYENLPFQKGDKVDLIMMNESEIGWNVIINKKYIGLIYASDVFKKLYPLSEETGYIKTIREDGKIDVSLQPEGFENVDEFKQKILNKLEENYGLLHLSDKSSPEEIKDEIQMSKKNFKKAIGGLYKDKIIDILEDKIRLL, from the coding sequence ATGCAACTCGGAAGAACTCAGACTTTAAAAATTTCAGAAAAAAATAATTCAGGATGGATCTTAAGTGATGAATCTGGTGAAAAAGCTTTTTTGCCTAAGGTGTTCACTCAGGAAGACAAAGAAATTGATGATGAGGTTGAGGTTTTTGTTTATCAGGATGATGGTAAATTAAAAGCAACGACCGAAATTCCATTGGCTGAAGTGGGAGAGTTTGCTGTAATGAGCTGTGTAGAAAGTCTTCCTAGTGGAGCTTTTATGGATTGGGGAATTATTAAAGATTTATTTATTCCTTACAAACAGCAAAAATCCAAGATCATTGAAGCAAAGAGATATCTTGTATATCTTTATGTAGATGAAGATATGGACCTGATTACAGGGACAACAAAATTCAAAAGAAATCCTCAATATGAAAATCTGCCATTCCAAAAAGGCGATAAAGTAGATTTGATCATGATGAATGAAAGCGAAATAGGCTGGAATGTGATCATCAATAAAAAATATATCGGATTGATTTATGCTTCTGATGTTTTCAAAAAACTGTATCCATTATCTGAAGAAACAGGGTATATCAAAACAATCCGTGAAGATGGTAAGATAGATGTTTCTTTACAGCCTGAAGGATTTGAAAACGTTGATGAGTTTAAACAAAAGATACTTAACAAGCTTGAAGAAAATTATGGACTTCTTCATTTATCAGACAAGTCCTCTCCTGAAGAGATCAAAGATGAGATCCAGATGAGTAAAAAGAACTTCAAGAAAGCGATTGGAGGACTCTATAAAGATAAAATTATCGATATTTTAGAAGATAAAATTAGATTATTGTAA
- a CDS encoding DUF4476 domain-containing protein — protein MFAGIYSFAQEAGKAGELLKNEASKTEMQSARTQGFDNKNSNKNNSGFRNQNNQNNGFRTPNYQWNQNYGYAEVFLRIPELGYFTVELGDQAISNGSGKYRFFDLQSGRMPISIYDNGFLIYKTTLMLRNNNRLVLDFFTNEGLYLLDSYPVKSQSYGFNDWNDVWNDPYGNQSGNWNQSGNAMDDRTFSQFFEMLQDNEKFDDGKIRMINQQMRNSMFSSRQIRDLVKSLSFDKNKLALAKSMYRNCADKNKYFLVYDAFDFDSSKRELMEFITKS, from the coding sequence TTGTTCGCCGGAATTTATTCTTTTGCTCAGGAAGCTGGAAAAGCAGGTGAACTCTTAAAAAATGAAGCTTCAAAGACAGAAATGCAATCTGCAAGAACACAAGGTTTCGATAATAAAAACAGCAACAAAAATAATTCAGGTTTTAGGAATCAGAATAATCAAAATAATGGTTTCAGGACTCCAAATTATCAATGGAATCAAAACTATGGTTATGCCGAAGTTTTTCTAAGAATTCCAGAATTGGGTTACTTTACTGTTGAATTAGGAGATCAGGCAATTTCTAATGGTTCGGGTAAATATCGTTTTTTTGATTTGCAGTCTGGTAGAATGCCAATATCCATTTATGATAATGGTTTTCTAATTTATAAAACCACTTTAATGCTTCGGAATAATAACAGATTGGTATTGGATTTTTTTACGAATGAAGGCTTGTATCTATTGGATTCATATCCTGTCAAGAGCCAGTCTTATGGTTTTAATGATTGGAATGATGTATGGAATGATCCTTATGGGAATCAATCAGGAAATTGGAATCAGTCAGGAAATGCGATGGATGATCGTACTTTTAGTCAGTTTTTTGAAATGTTGCAAGACAATGAGAAATTTGATGATGGAAAAATTCGTATGATCAATCAGCAAATGCGTAATTCAATGTTTTCTTCTCGGCAAATAAGAGACCTGGTAAAGTCTTTAAGTTTTGACAAAAATAAATTGGCGCTGGCTAAATCTATGTATCGTAATTGTGCAGATAAAAACAAGTATTTTTTGGTTTATGATGCCTTTGATTTCGATAGCAGCAAACGGGAATTGATGGAATTTATAACAAAATCATGA
- the lpdA gene encoding dihydrolipoyl dehydrogenase: MSQFDVTVIGSGPGGYVAAIRAAQLGFKTAIIEKYSTLGGTCLNVGCIPSKALLDSSEHFENAKHNFASHGIIINEPQADIARMIERKNEVVDQTTKGIQFLMDKNKITVFEGLGSFESATQIKVTKNDGSSETIESKYTIIATGSKPSSLPFITLDKERVITSTEALALKEIPKHLVVIGGGVIGLELGSVYLRLGAQVTVVEFMDKIIPGMDGALSKELTKVLKKQGMKFMLSTAVSAVERNGDTVKVTAKDKKGEEVVVEGDYCLVSVGRKPYTEGLGLEKAGVELDERGRVKTNDHLQTNVSNIYAIGDVIKGAMLAHKASEEGTLVAEILAGQKPHINYNLIPGVVYTWPEVAGVGKTEEQLKEEGVAIKVGSFPMRALGRSRASGDVDGLVKIIADEKTDEILGMHIIGARAADLIAEGVIAMEFRASAEDVARSSHAHPTYAEAIKEAALDATGKRPIHI; the protein is encoded by the coding sequence ATGAGTCAATTCGATGTTACCGTAATAGGTTCTGGTCCTGGTGGTTATGTTGCTGCTATTCGTGCTGCACAATTAGGCTTCAAAACAGCAATTATTGAAAAATATTCAACTTTAGGCGGAACTTGTCTTAACGTTGGATGTATTCCTTCAAAAGCACTTTTAGATAGTTCTGAACATTTCGAAAATGCGAAACATAATTTTGCGAGCCACGGAATCATTATCAATGAGCCGCAGGCAGATATTGCAAGAATGATAGAGCGTAAAAACGAAGTTGTAGATCAGACAACTAAGGGAATCCAGTTTTTGATGGACAAAAATAAAATCACTGTTTTTGAAGGATTGGGAAGTTTTGAATCTGCTACTCAGATCAAAGTAACTAAAAACGATGGTTCTTCTGAAACGATTGAATCAAAATATACAATCATTGCAACAGGTTCTAAGCCGTCTTCACTTCCTTTCATTACGCTTGATAAAGAAAGAGTGATCACTTCTACAGAAGCGTTGGCCCTTAAAGAAATCCCTAAGCATTTAGTAGTAATCGGAGGGGGTGTAATTGGTCTTGAATTAGGTTCCGTATATTTAAGATTAGGAGCTCAGGTAACAGTAGTTGAGTTTATGGACAAGATCATTCCTGGAATGGACGGTGCATTAAGTAAAGAATTGACAAAAGTTCTTAAGAAACAAGGAATGAAGTTTATGCTTTCTACGGCTGTTTCTGCAGTGGAGAGAAATGGAGATACTGTAAAAGTTACCGCTAAAGATAAAAAAGGAGAAGAAGTAGTTGTAGAAGGAGATTATTGTTTAGTTTCTGTAGGAAGAAAGCCTTATACAGAAGGTCTTGGGCTTGAAAAAGCAGGTGTTGAGCTTGATGAAAGAGGAAGAGTAAAAACAAACGATCACTTACAAACTAATGTTTCTAATATCTACGCGATCGGAGATGTGATCAAAGGAGCGATGCTTGCTCATAAAGCGAGTGAGGAAGGTACTTTGGTTGCTGAAATATTAGCAGGTCAAAAGCCACATATCAACTATAACTTAATTCCTGGTGTTGTTTATACATGGCCTGAAGTTGCTGGTGTTGGTAAAACTGAAGAGCAACTGAAAGAAGAAGGTGTTGCTATTAAAGTTGGTTCATTCCCAATGAGAGCTTTAGGAAGAAGCCGTGCAAGTGGTGATGTTGATGGATTGGTTAAAATCATCGCTGATGAAAAAACGGACGAGATTTTAGGAATGCATATCATCGGAGCCAGAGCAGCTGACTTAATTGCAGAAGGCGTAATTGCAATGGAATTCCGTGCAAGTGCTGAAGATGTTGCAAGAAGTTCTCACGCTCACCCAACATATGCAGAAGCGATCAAAGAAGCTGCATTGGATGCTACAGGTAAGAGACCTATTCATATCTAA
- a CDS encoding DUF2306 domain-containing protein gives MDANFHLTNIIIHVISGTIALSIGFLILLKKKGTLFHKKAGVLFVFFMVLIIITGILGVVVFKRNLFLLVITVLAGYNTYSGVRIVKIKTNTLYLQDVLVMILAMIITLFFLYYLKSIGFYWSPVVIYSTVGYLFLVIFYDVVRYSIPKFKYGNLWMYEHSCKMISALSGLLSAFIGTVLSDYKPYSQILPSVLMTFVMVLFIIQIYRKNKRQHL, from the coding sequence ATGGACGCAAATTTTCATTTAACCAATATTATCATTCATGTTATAAGCGGGACTATTGCGCTTTCTATCGGTTTTCTTATTCTGCTTAAAAAGAAAGGAACACTATTTCATAAAAAAGCAGGTGTTTTGTTTGTATTCTTTATGGTTTTGATCATTATTACAGGTATTTTAGGAGTTGTAGTTTTCAAGCGTAATTTATTTTTACTCGTGATCACAGTTTTGGCGGGTTACAATACGTATTCGGGAGTAAGAATTGTGAAAATAAAGACCAATACTTTATACCTACAGGATGTGTTAGTAATGATACTGGCAATGATCATCACATTATTTTTTTTATATTATTTAAAATCTATTGGTTTTTATTGGAGTCCTGTTGTTATTTATTCAACAGTAGGATATTTATTTCTGGTTATTTTCTATGATGTAGTAAGATACTCGATTCCTAAATTCAAATATGGTAACCTTTGGATGTATGAACATTCCTGTAAGATGATCAGTGCATTAAGTGGATTATTATCAGCTTTTATAGGTACAGTTTTATCAGATTACAAACCTTATAGTCAGATACTCCCTTCCGTATTGATGACTTTTGTGATGGTACTTTTTATCATACAGATTTACCGGAAAAATAAGAGACAGCATTTGTAA